A window from Micromonospora terminaliae encodes these proteins:
- a CDS encoding ParB/RepB/Spo0J family partition protein: MKNRPRGGLGRGLGALIPTGPVPGSAPAAAEPENGTGAAVPAAPVGGAAAAVTGAVGAGDLPAAATAATEPEPQLSPVPGARFAEIPVDSIVPNPKQPRHVFDEEALEELKTSIQEVGFLQPIVVRQLDSEKYELVMGERRWRAAQAVGRESIPAIVRDTKDDAMLRDALLENIHRANLNPLEEAAAYQQLLEEFGATHEELARRIGRSRPQISNTIRLMNLPAQVQRRVAAGVLSAGHARALLSLDDAEAQEQLAKRIVAEGISVRATEELVALALADGPAKAPAAKRRPKPHAPALTDLADRLSDRFDTRVKVDIGRSKGKITIEFATVDDLERIVGIIGVGQEEQSGE, from the coding sequence ATGAAGAACCGTCCTCGCGGCGGTCTGGGCCGGGGGCTCGGCGCCCTCATCCCCACCGGGCCCGTGCCGGGCAGCGCCCCGGCGGCCGCCGAACCCGAGAACGGTACGGGGGCAGCCGTTCCGGCCGCCCCCGTCGGTGGTGCGGCGGCGGCAGTGACCGGGGCCGTGGGTGCCGGCGATCTGCCCGCAGCGGCCACCGCCGCCACCGAGCCGGAGCCGCAACTGAGCCCGGTCCCGGGAGCCCGGTTCGCCGAGATCCCGGTCGACAGCATCGTGCCGAACCCCAAGCAGCCTCGCCACGTCTTCGACGAGGAGGCGCTGGAGGAGTTGAAGACCTCGATCCAGGAGGTGGGCTTCCTCCAGCCGATCGTCGTTCGGCAGCTCGACAGCGAGAAGTACGAACTCGTCATGGGCGAGCGGCGCTGGCGGGCGGCCCAGGCGGTCGGCCGGGAGAGCATCCCTGCCATCGTCCGGGACACCAAGGACGACGCGATGCTCCGGGACGCGCTGCTCGAGAACATCCACCGGGCCAACCTCAACCCGCTCGAAGAGGCGGCCGCGTACCAGCAACTGCTGGAGGAGTTCGGCGCGACCCACGAGGAACTGGCCCGCCGGATCGGCCGCAGCCGGCCGCAGATCTCCAACACCATCCGGCTCATGAACCTGCCGGCCCAGGTGCAGCGCCGGGTCGCCGCCGGGGTGCTCTCCGCCGGTCACGCCCGCGCCCTGCTCAGCCTCGACGACGCCGAGGCGCAGGAGCAACTCGCCAAGCGCATCGTCGCCGAGGGCATCTCCGTACGCGCCACCGAGGAACTCGTGGCGCTGGCGCTCGCCGACGGCCCGGCGAAGGCCCCGGCTGCCAAGCGCCGGCCGAAGCCGCACGCACCCGCGCTGACAGACCTCGCCGACCGGCTGTCGGACCGCTTCGACACCCGGGTCAAGGTCGACATCGGCCGCAGCAAGGGCAAGATCACGATCGAGTTCGCGACGGTCGACGACCTGGAGCGGATCGTCGGAATCATCGGCGTGGGGCAGGAAGAGCAGTCCGGGGAGTAG
- a CDS encoding nucleoside triphosphate pyrophosphohydrolase family protein encodes MGAAYWSAMDLDAYQRSALRTAAPREKKNELLHLVLGLVGESGEIAEKFKKWVRDLDSDESRIDRADIAKELGDVLWYVAVLADYLDLSLDDIAAGNLAKLASRQTRGLLGGSGDNR; translated from the coding sequence ATGGGGGCGGCATACTGGTCGGCCATGGACCTGGACGCGTATCAGCGCTCTGCTCTCCGTACCGCCGCTCCGCGTGAGAAGAAGAACGAACTGCTCCATCTGGTGCTCGGACTGGTTGGCGAGTCGGGTGAGATCGCCGAGAAGTTCAAGAAGTGGGTTCGGGACCTCGACAGCGACGAGTCGCGGATCGACCGGGCCGACATCGCCAAGGAACTAGGTGACGTGCTCTGGTACGTGGCGGTGCTCGCCGACTACCTCGATCTGTCGCTGGACGACATCGCGGCGGGCAACCTCGCCAAGCTGGCCAGCCGTCAGACCCGCGGCCTGCTGGGCGGAAGCGGCGACAACCGCTGA
- the rsmG gene encoding 16S rRNA (guanine(527)-N(7))-methyltransferase RsmG — protein MDGAAGPSGDHPSPADATLPPDLADAARALFGDRLDLAAAYAELLATDGVVRGLIGPRETPRLWDRHLLNCAAMAERIPEGASLIDVGSGAGLPGLVLAIARPDLTVTLVEPLARRTTFLIEAVERLGLTRSVRVFRGRAEEAAAGSRDREPLTADIVTARAVAPLDRLAAWCLPLAVAGGRLVALKGASAAEEIAEHAAAVARLGGGEPELHRCGVDVIDPPATVIEVVRERVIGPARKKGPKRSRGGRRRGTQGRDR, from the coding sequence GTGGATGGTGCCGCCGGACCCTCCGGTGACCACCCCTCCCCGGCGGACGCAACGCTGCCGCCCGACCTCGCGGACGCCGCTCGTGCCCTGTTCGGCGACCGGCTGGACCTGGCCGCCGCGTACGCCGAACTGCTGGCCACGGACGGCGTGGTGCGCGGCCTGATCGGCCCCCGCGAGACACCCCGGCTCTGGGACCGGCACCTTCTCAACTGCGCGGCGATGGCCGAGCGGATCCCGGAGGGCGCGAGCCTCATCGACGTCGGCTCCGGGGCCGGCCTGCCCGGCCTGGTACTGGCGATCGCGCGGCCCGACCTCACGGTGACCCTGGTCGAGCCGCTCGCCCGGCGCACCACGTTCCTCATCGAGGCGGTGGAACGGCTCGGCCTGACCAGGTCGGTCCGGGTGTTCCGCGGGCGAGCCGAGGAGGCCGCCGCCGGCTCCCGGGACCGGGAGCCGCTGACCGCCGACATCGTCACGGCGCGCGCGGTGGCACCGCTGGACCGGCTCGCCGCCTGGTGCCTGCCGCTCGCGGTGGCCGGTGGCCGGTTGGTGGCGCTGAAGGGTGCCTCGGCCGCCGAGGAGATCGCCGAACACGCCGCGGCCGTGGCCCGGCTGGGCGGCGGCGAGCCGGAGCTGCACCGGTGCGGGGTCGACGTGATCGACCCGCCCGCCACGGTGATCGAGGTGGTCCGCGAGCGGGTGATCGGCCCGGCCAGGAAGAAGGGGCCGAAGCGCTCGCGGGGCGGCCGGCGCCGGGGTACGCAGGGCCGGGATCGCTGA
- a CDS encoding D-alanine--D-alanine ligase family protein, with the protein MSVSPAAHTSVTGPAATDELHVLVLAGGLSYERDVSLRSGRRVLDALRAVGVEAELRDADVALLPALAADPPDAVVIALHGATGEDGSLRGVLDLCDVPYVGCDARASRLAWDKPSAKAVLREAGIPTPDWVALPHDRFSELGAVAVLDRIADRLGLPLMVKPAQGGSGLGAAVVRDAGSLPAAMVGCFAYDQTALVERYVPGMDVAVSVLDLGEGPQALPPVEIVPRNGVYDYAARYTAGRTTWHAPARLDPEAAERVAEVALAAHTALGLRDLSRVDLIVDAEGQPHVLEVNVSPGMTETSLLPLAVQAAGLDFGRVLGTLVSRAATRRP; encoded by the coding sequence ATGTCCGTCAGCCCTGCCGCACACACTTCCGTGACCGGACCCGCCGCCACCGACGAACTGCACGTGCTGGTGCTCGCCGGCGGGCTCTCCTACGAGCGGGACGTCTCGCTCCGGTCCGGCCGGCGGGTGCTCGACGCGCTGCGCGCGGTCGGCGTGGAGGCCGAGCTGCGCGACGCCGACGTGGCGCTGCTGCCCGCCCTCGCCGCCGACCCGCCGGACGCCGTGGTGATCGCCCTGCACGGGGCCACCGGCGAGGACGGCTCGCTGCGCGGGGTGCTCGACCTCTGCGACGTCCCCTACGTCGGCTGCGACGCCCGCGCGTCCCGCCTCGCCTGGGACAAGCCCTCCGCCAAGGCGGTGCTGCGCGAGGCGGGCATCCCCACCCCCGACTGGGTGGCGCTACCGCACGACCGCTTCTCCGAGCTGGGCGCGGTCGCCGTCCTGGACCGGATCGCCGACCGGCTCGGCCTGCCGCTCATGGTCAAGCCCGCGCAGGGCGGCTCCGGACTGGGCGCCGCCGTGGTCCGCGACGCCGGGTCGCTGCCGGCCGCCATGGTCGGCTGTTTCGCGTACGACCAGACGGCGCTGGTCGAGCGCTACGTGCCCGGGATGGACGTGGCGGTCTCCGTCCTGGACCTGGGCGAGGGCCCGCAGGCCCTGCCCCCGGTCGAGATCGTGCCGCGCAACGGCGTCTACGACTACGCGGCCCGCTACACCGCCGGCCGCACCACCTGGCACGCGCCGGCCCGGCTCGACCCGGAGGCGGCCGAGCGGGTGGCCGAGGTGGCGCTCGCCGCGCACACCGCCCTCGGCCTCCGTGACCTCTCCCGCGTCGACCTGATCGTCGACGCGGAGGGGCAACCGCACGTGCTGGAGGTCAACGTCTCCCCGGGGATGACCGAGACCTCGCTGCTGCCGCTGGCGGTCCAAGCGGCCGGGCTGGACTTCGGGCGGGTGCTCGGCACTCTGGTGAGCCGCGCCGCCACGCGCCGGCCTTGA
- a CDS encoding AAA family ATPase — MHDDGRYDDPRVTGPGEGTSAAGPVSRETNFEGWPASGEPHDPSTRPPDCDPVVRRDAPQAGAVRPTSSVPANVPPARDPHDPNGGPANAPASRPAPVRGNAAVPARYEPQPPVVAVPQQPTPESAPDGAAGTVAPPSDTPPAAGYGAEAPASTYVSRETPTREEDDPPLAMEAMRAVQILNPSGEVTMPRPERTRVMCVANQKGGVGKTTTTVNLAVALALHGNRVLVVDLDPQGNASTGLNVPHHTGVPDVYDCLIDSVPLEEVAQAVEGIPNLWCVPATIDLAGAEIELVSVVARESRLARAIAAYPGHFDYVFIDCPPSLGLLTVNALVAAQEVLIPIQCEYYALEGLNQLIQNINLVRQHLNPKLEVSTILLTMYDRRTRLADAVEQDVRNHFGDKVLEAVIPRNVRVSEAPSYGQSVMTYDPGSRGATSYFEAAQEIAERGVKEPVSRNA; from the coding sequence GTGCATGACGACGGCAGGTACGACGATCCACGGGTGACCGGGCCAGGCGAGGGAACCTCCGCCGCCGGCCCCGTTTCACGTGAAACCAACTTCGAGGGCTGGCCGGCGAGCGGTGAGCCCCACGACCCGTCCACGCGTCCCCCGGACTGCGATCCGGTGGTGCGCCGGGATGCACCCCAGGCCGGCGCCGTCCGGCCCACCTCGTCCGTCCCGGCGAACGTTCCGCCGGCCCGGGATCCGCACGACCCGAACGGCGGCCCGGCCAACGCGCCCGCCAGTCGTCCGGCCCCGGTACGCGGGAACGCCGCGGTCCCCGCGCGCTACGAGCCGCAGCCGCCGGTGGTGGCCGTGCCGCAGCAGCCGACCCCGGAGTCCGCACCGGACGGGGCGGCCGGCACCGTGGCTCCGCCGTCCGACACGCCACCGGCTGCCGGCTACGGTGCCGAAGCTCCGGCGAGCACGTACGTTTCACGTGAAACCCCGACGCGCGAAGAGGATGACCCACCGTTGGCTATGGAGGCTATGCGCGCCGTGCAGATCCTGAACCCCAGTGGTGAGGTCACCATGCCCCGCCCTGAACGGACCCGGGTGATGTGCGTCGCCAACCAGAAGGGTGGCGTCGGCAAGACGACGACCACCGTGAACCTGGCGGTGGCGCTCGCCCTGCACGGCAACCGGGTGCTCGTGGTCGACCTCGACCCGCAGGGGAACGCCTCCACGGGGCTCAACGTGCCGCACCACACCGGGGTGCCGGACGTCTACGACTGCCTCATCGACAGTGTGCCGCTGGAGGAGGTGGCCCAGGCCGTCGAAGGCATCCCGAACCTGTGGTGTGTGCCGGCCACCATCGACCTGGCGGGTGCCGAGATCGAGTTGGTCTCGGTGGTCGCGCGGGAGTCCCGGCTGGCCCGGGCCATCGCCGCGTACCCGGGGCACTTCGACTACGTCTTCATCGACTGCCCGCCCTCGCTCGGCCTGCTCACCGTCAACGCGCTGGTGGCCGCGCAGGAGGTGCTGATCCCCATTCAGTGCGAGTACTACGCGCTGGAGGGCCTCAACCAGCTGATCCAGAACATCAATCTGGTCCGGCAGCACCTCAACCCGAAGCTCGAGGTCTCCACGATCCTGCTCACCATGTACGACCGCCGTACCCGGCTGGCCGACGCGGTCGAGCAGGACGTCCGGAACCACTTCGGCGACAAGGTCCTCGAGGCCGTGATCCCCCGGAACGTCCGGGTCTCCGAGGCGCCCAGCTACGGGCAGTCCGTGATGACCTACGATCCCGGTTCGCGGGGGGCCACGAGTTACTTCGAGGCCGCTCAGGAAATTGCCGAGCGAGGGGTCAAGGAGCCGGTGAGCCGGAATGCGTAG